A window of Onychostoma macrolepis isolate SWU-2019 chromosome 01, ASM1243209v1, whole genome shotgun sequence contains these coding sequences:
- the abcb6a gene encoding ATP-binding cassette sub-family B member 6, with the protein MVEMKSYCEAGVSMQQVWVEGGLTLCFYFTLVPSVLLTLSFLFGTFLCVCYSRYGTAMEPKFIPRSRLYRLQVGLSVLLVLQALGWMVFRIARSAELPGYVVVYGCLSTLGWIWAVALLRLERRRVLVRDRTRGHSTVLLLYWAVAFAAENLAFVSWMSPRWWWTLETSDQQMEFAFWLVRYFSSGLLFLLGLKAPGLPRRPYMLLVNEDERDVEHGAPLLGNSTENQSAWKDFGKKVRLLLPYMWPKGSVLLQLLVLLCLGMLGVERAINVFVPIYYKNIVNQLTDGSSWKTLATTVCLYAFLKFLQGGGAGASGFVSNMRSFLWIRVQQYTNRVVQVRLFAHLHSLSLRWHLGRRTGDVLRSIDRGTSSINSLLSYIVFSIFPTIADIVIAIVYFISNFNAWFGLIIFVCMALYLTLTIVITEWRTKYRRDMNTQDNNAKSKAVDSLLNFETVKYYNAESYEVGRFEDAILKYQISEWKTNASLALLNQTQNLIIGLGLLTGSLLCAYFVTEGKFQVGDYVLFGTYIIQLYTPLNWFGTYYRMIQNSFIDMESMFKLFTEEEEVKDDVNAGNFNYSQGKIEFENVFFSYMQGKEILKDVSFTVLPGQTVALVGQSGSGKSTIIRLLFRFYDVQGGSVKIDGQDISKVKQSSLRAHIGVVPQDTVLFNDNIRDNIRYGRVTASDQEVEEAAIAADIHDKIITFPEGYDTQVGERGLKLSGGEKQRVAIARTILKAPQIILLDEATSALDTQTERNIQASLAKVCTNRTTIVVAHRLSTVIGADVILVLRDGQIVERGRHDELLAKGGLYCDMWLKQQQAQDSDSASDTETKDRKSEKLQPQSSTAGHKGH; encoded by the exons atggTGGAGATGAAGAGTTACTGTGAAGCGGGGGTCTCCATGCAGCAGGTCTGGGTGGAGGGCGGTCTGACTCTGTGCTTCTACTTCACCCTGGTGCCATCCGTCCTCCTCACCCTCTCCTTCCTCTTTGGCACGTTTCTGTGTGTATGCTACAGCCGTTACGGCACAGCCATGGAGCCCAAGTTCATCCCTCGCTCTCGACTCTACCGGCTCCAGGTGGGCCTGTCGGTGCTGCTCGTCCTGCAGGCTCTGGGCTGGATGGTGTTTCGAATCGCTCGGAGTGCAGAGCTGCCGGGGTACGTGGTTGTGTACGGCTGTCTCTCCACGCTGGGCTGGATTTGGGCCGTGGCCCTGCTGCGTCTGGAAAGGAGGAGGGTTCTGGTGCGGGACAGAACCAGAGGACACAGTACGGTACTGTTGCTGTACTGGGCTGTAGCGTTTGCGGCCGAAAACCTGGCGTTTGTGTCGTGGATGAGCCCTCGGTGGTGGTGGACTCTGGAAACATCCGATCAACAG ATGGAGTTTGCTTTCTGGCTGGTGCGGTACTTCAGCTCAGGTTTGCTGTTCCTGTTAGGCCTCAAAGCTCCAGGCTTGCCACGCCGTCCGTACATGCTTCTGGTCAATGAAGACGAGCGAGATGTGGAGCACGGAGCA CCTCTTTTGGGTAATTCTACTGAGAATCAGTCTGCATGGAAAGATTTTGGGAAGAAGGTGCGTCTGTTGTTGCCGTACATGTGGCCTAAAGGCAGCGTCCTGCTCCAGCTGCTGGTTCTGCTTTGTCTTGGGATGCTGGGAGTGGAGCGCGCCATTAATGTGTTTGTGCCCATCTACTACAAGAACATAG TGAACCAGCTGACAGACGGGAGCTCCTGGAAGACTCTGGCGACTACAGTGTGTCTTTATGCGTTCCTGAAGTTCCTGCAGGGAGGTGGAGCTG GAGCGTCTGGGTTTGTAAGTAACATGCGTTCGTTCCTGTGGATTCGAGTGCAGCAGTACACTAACCGCGTGGTCCAGGTGCGTCTCTTCGCTCATCTGCACTCTCTGTCTCTGCGCTGGCACCTGGGCCGCCGCACAGGGGACGTCCTGAGAAGCATCGACAGGGGAACTTCATCCATCAACAGCCTGCTGAG CTACATCGTGTTCAGCATCTTCCCCACTATTGCTGACATTGTCATCGCCATTGTCTATTTCATATCCAATTTCAATGCCTGGTTTGGCCTCATAATCTTCGTTTGCATGGCCCTCTACCTCA CTCTCACGATTGTTATCACTGAATGGAGAACCAAATATAGGCGAGATATGAACACTCAAGATAACAATGCCAAATCGAAAGCTGTGGACTCTTTATTGAACTTTGAGACG gtgaaatattacaatgcaGAGAGTTATGAAGTGGGTCGCTTTGAGGATGCCATCTTGAAATATCAG ATATCGGAGTGGAAGACCAACGCATCTCTGGCGCTCTTAAATCAAACACAAAACCTCATCATCGGCTTGGGTCTTCTGACCGGATCTCTGCTCTGTGCGTACTTCGTGACAGAGGGAAAGTTTCAG GTCGGGGATTATGTGCTGTTTGGGACGTACATCATCCAGCTCTACACTCCTCTCAACTGGTTTGGAACATACTACAG AATGATCCAGAATTCTTTTATTGATATGGAAAGCATGTTCAAGCTCTTCACTGAGGAAGAGGAG GTGAAGGATGACGTCAATGCAGGAAACTTCAACTACAGCCAGGGAAAAATAGAGTTTGAGAATGTCTTCTTCAGCTACATGCAAGG CAAGGAGATTCTAAAAGACGTCTCTTTTACCGTTCTCCCTGGACAAACAGTTGCACTT GTTGGACAGTCTGGATCAGGAAAGAGCACCATCATCCGTCTGCTTTTCCGTTTTTATGACGTTCAGGGCGGGAGTGTAAAAATAGATGGCCAAGACATCTCAAAG GTGAAGCAGTCCTCTCTGCGCGCTCACATTGGCGTCGTACCTCAAGATACCGTCCTGTTTAATGACAACATTCGAGATAACATCCGCTACGGTCGAGTTACTGCTTCTGACCAGGAGGTGGAGGAGGCTGCCATCGCCGCCGACATCCATGACAAAATCATAACCTTCCCGGAGG gCTATGACACTCAGGTGGGTGAGAGGGGGCTAAAGTTGAGCGGCGGAGAGAAGCAGAGAGTCGCCATCGCTCGCACCATCCTCAAAGCGCCACAGATCATCCTCCTCGACGAG GCCACATCTGCTCTAGACACACAGACCGAGCGAAATATTCAGGCCTCACTGGCTAAAGTCTGCACCAACAGAACTACGATTGTGGTGGCACACAG ATTGTCGACTGTGATTGGAGCCGATGTGATTCTTGTACTTCGTGATGGACAGATTGTGGAGAGAGGAAG GCACGATGAGCTGTTGGCGAAGGGAGGCCTGTACTGTGACATGTGGCTCAAACAGCAGCAGGCGCAGGATTCAGACTCGGCCTCTGACACCGAGACCAAAGACAGGAAATCTGAGAAACTACAGCCGCAATCATCCACTGCAGGACACAAGGGACATTAG